In the Arachis hypogaea cultivar Tifrunner chromosome 20, arahy.Tifrunner.gnm2.J5K5, whole genome shotgun sequence genome, AGGGCATTTACTCAAAGTAGATAGGGACTGGAACGTACATATATCAAAGTAGATAGGGACCGATTTGAGTATTTAGATTTCTTAGGGGATGGAAAGTCTATTGAACAAATGGTTAGGGACCGGAAATGACATTTActctaaattaaattctaaattttttttattataaaaattatgatactatattatatatgaaactaattatttcaaaatcttagatacaaaataattatatatatcttcAAATAGTTCTCTATAATTTCATTCATAGATAAAATTAAAGGTGTACTCTAAAATCATTTATGACACTAGTAACCAATTAAATGAGTTATACTATTTAAACTAATATAAGATATAGAAGAACAACAATAccactagataaataaaattttaaccaCTTACTATGTGCAAAGAACAAGGTTGAGAAGCTAAACCTGCATAGAGAAATAAATCTAAAAGTTAAAAACTTGTTGAAATttacactattattattattattcagcacattaaatcaaattttattagattagaaaaaaattaaattttatttgttctggcacaataaattaataattaaattaccatataATGGTGACAAATTGTCTCCTAGGAGTGCCTctaaaatcatcattcaagcgACGTTCTAAAATCCAAACAACAGCCCCAACAGCCAAGAAAAACATTCCTGTGACAAGCCACATCATTGGAGTAAATGGTCTTAGAAAGGCCCAAGCATTAGATTTCATCTTCCTTATTGGTGCCACAACAACTAAACCGGATTCAATGTATGGTTGTGTGAAATCCACAATCTTAGTTCTGTTTGTGGTAATGGTAATGTCCCCCACCACAGCATCAAACTCCTACACATATCATAACAAGGGTTTCAATAATCATATAGTATGAGAAtctataataaataaaacaatattttcttttataaaatgactaaaaatttaaaattatttcaacttttacatttttcaattataaaaaaaaaaactatttttatttaaaatcgttTTATAGGTGATTACTAAAAATAGGTGTACAAAAAAATGTGTTAATGCATATAAGAGtcattttagtatatttatgcTACGATGTTACGATGattatagtattttaaaaaatgttactaaatttaaaataaaatctttttattatttatcaatgtgttttaaaaaataatactaaaaaaatattaccgaaatataaaaaaaatataactttaattttaacaatatcttATAACTATTGGGTAgtatttggtggagagacagagacgaaaAAACTGAAACTGAGAGACAGAAACTAATAGAcaaagattgaaataaatcttagtattctgtttggtacaaagtgggagacagaaattgaaataagaatgaaatcctaatttaatttgtataaaggataaaattggaattaatcaattgaaatgaaggtattttagatataaaatgttattaaagtttcagtttttatctctaaaaattttagtcctatgtatccctactttttggaaatactgaaatactgaaattttagagacagaaacaaaaattttagtatcagtctctgaatcaacaaacatgatactaagTCTCAGTCTTCCAATCTCTGTTTCAGTAcccaaaacaaacgctaccttatagaccgtaataattataaatataggcATACTAAAATTCAGTTAGATATAATAATAGATACTCACACCAAGTGTGACCCTCTGAAGAAGTAGTGAATTCAATGGATTGGTTTTACCATCACCAAATGGAATAAACTTATTTGGGACTGGATAAGGCAACAATTCCAATGCAGCTGTGAACACATCAATACAATAACCACTAAACTTATCAGTGCCTTCAGTTCTTGACACAAATTCATGGTAGCTAACCCTAAGTGGCACCCCAATTCTCAATTGTTTTCCATTGTTGGCAAAAACCCAACCTCTAGGTGTTTGTGTTGTTTGGCCAGGCCATATCACACCATAAAGCCCTAATTCACTTGAATTTCCATGGTTTGGAACTTGTTCACCAGTGTGAAGACCAGAAGAATTAGACCAAAATCCAATCCTCCTAACCCCAGTTCCAATCACATTAATGATCTCATATGATGGATTCATTAGGTTTCCATCTTGAGAAAACATCATCGGACCGGTTAAACCGGTTCGATTAACTTCTAGAATCTTCTGAAGCAACATGCTACCATTAAGAAACATTCCCATAGTATCAAGATGCAGGGTATCACCATCACCCCTTAAAGTGTTTAGACTTGAATCATTTGAAAATTTCAAAGTTCCACCACTTCTAAAGAATGCATCAAGTGCATAAGCTAAGGTCCAAACAGTGTCATAAGCATATAAACCAAAGATGTTCAATCCAAAAGGACCCTCATCATTATTTTGATGAGCTAGTTTGGGCCACCTAGACTCAAAATTGCTCTTGATTCTTGAATCTGGTGTGTGCATTCTCAAGGTGATAACACCCTGCATATCATTCATGATTGAAGTTGTAGCCAATGATGGATCAGAATCAAGAGCAGTTGTGAGCCAATCAGTGACTATCCACACATAACCACTTCCCATCATGCCTAATGATTGTGCAATGTGAAGAACTTCAAGGCCAAAAGAAGGGTAAATGTGAAGAACTATAACCCTAGATTCCATTAAAGCAATTTTAACTAATGCACTGTTGATTTCTTCCTTGTTGACATTGCTATCATCAGGTTTAAGGGCTGCTTTGTGTGATATCTTGCAACGTTTTTCGGCAAGCTTATCACCTAATGCAGCAACACCATTTCTTCCATGATCATCATCAATGAAGATTGCAATCACATCTCTCCATTGGAATTGATCAATAATATCTGCCACTGCAGACATTTGATAAAGATCACTCTGTGTTGTTCTAACAAAATATGGGAATTGGAGAGAAGTGAGTGTAGGATCTGTTGCTGCAAATGATAAGAGAGGAACTTGCATCTCATTTGCAATGTGTGAGATTACATGTGCCATTACTGAGTATTGTGGACCAATTATGGCTGCAGTGTCTTTCTCCATCAATAGCAAtgctatgaaaaaaaaaaaaggtgaaaattcaggtgtagtcggcttcacgtgaagttgatagctgagaaccgttagatgaaaatttagtcaaaccagtcaaatcatctaacgactctcagctatcaacttcacgtgaagtcgactgcaactAAGTTTCCaccataaaaaaacataaaacttTCATCAACATGGTCTAATATTAATGAGCAAGGAATAGTACAAGAGTTAAATTTTagatgaaaactcaggtgaagtcgacttcatgtgaagttgatatctgagtaaaaatttagtcaaattagtcaaatcatctaacagctctcagatattaacttcatgtgaagtcgactgcatGTGAGTTTTTacctaaattttattgtttttattttagttttttataaagaaaatgtATAAGAACCAATTTTTATGTTAGTCAACATTAactaacttttttctttttagtattaaaattactcttttttttaatctttatagACATACATTTTAGAGGattaaagataaatttaaaatttatgatttagaatttagggtttaaaATAATTGCTACCAAATACCAATGACAATAGAAATTATGACTaaaaagtaataattttttttttaaaaaaaaagtgattgAGATGTTtgctttaaaaaatttgattttttaattagatGTGTGTTAAAGTTTACGTGTCGGAAAAAAAATCACgataatcaaaacaaaaatgagTTAAATGACAAATTTACAAGAAttaaaaacttttctatttttgacaaaaaaaaaagtgtaat is a window encoding:
- the LOC112783106 gene encoding glutamate receptor 3.6, coding for MSKDWVVIVFVIFVSSSGILFSNNVCAKPPPNVNIGAILALNSTIGKVAKIAIEAAVNDVNSDSTILSGTKLNISMQDTKLSTGFLGIIDSLLLMEKDTAAIIGPQYSVMAHVISHIANEMQVPLLSFAATDPTLTSLQFPYFVRTTQSDLYQMSAVADIIDQFQWRDVIAIFIDDDHGRNGVAALGDKLAEKRCKISHKAALKPDDSNVNKEEINSALVKIALMESRVIVLHIYPSFGLEVLHIAQSLGMMGSGYVWIVTDWLTTALDSDPSLATTSIMNDMQGVITLRMHTPDSRIKSNFESRWPKLAHQNNDEGPFGLNIFGLYAYDTVWTLAYALDAFFRSGGTLKFSNDSSLNTLRGDGDTLHLDTMGMFLNGSMLLQKILEVNRTGLTGPMMFSQDGNLMNPSYEIINVIGTGVRRIGFWSNSSGLHTGEQVPNHGNSSELGLYGVIWPGQTTQTPRGWVFANNGKQLRIGVPLRVSYHEFVSRTEGTDKFSGYCIDVFTAALELLPYPVPNKFIPFGDGKTNPLNSLLLQRVTLGEFDAVVGDITITTNRTKIVDFTQPYIESGLVVVAPIRKMKSNAWAFLRPFTPMMWLVTGMFFLAVGAVVWILERRLNDDFRGTPRRQFVTIIWFSFSTLFFAHREKTVSTLGRLVLIIWLFVVLILNSSYIASLTSILTVEQLSSPIKGIESLATSNERIGYLRGSFAENYLTDELNIHRSRLVPLNDPSEYEKALKDGAANGGVAAIIDERAYMELFLATRCEFGIVGQEFTKMGWGFAFPRDSPLAIDMSTAILKLSENGDLQRIHDKWLTRSACSSEGAKQGIDRLETKSFWGLFLLIGIACFIALLCHVIRMTYRFNRHYSNNTTSNDNLGGSSSSSSCSSRIKSFFSFVNGREEEEEMEDKNGKKRRRKDNRVVHEVEVSPLHESNVSIHVENGA